A genomic stretch from Bordetella sp. N includes:
- a CDS encoding rod shape-determining protein, whose amino-acid sequence MFGFLRSYFSSDMAIDLGTANTLIYVRGKGIVLDEPSVVAIRHEGGPNGKKIIQAVGHEAKQMLGRVPGNIEAIRPMKDGVIADFTVTEQMLKQFIRMVHPRNMLAPSPRIIVCVPCGSTQVERRAIRESALGAGASHVYLIEEPMAAAIGAGLAVSDASGSMVVDIGGGTTEVAVISLGGMVYKGSVRVGGDKFDEAIVNYIRRNYGMLIGEPTAELIKKQIGSAFPGSEVREIEVKGRNLAEGVPRSFTVSSNEILESLTDPLNQIVSAVKIALEQTPPELGADITDKGIALTGGGALLRDLDRLLQEETGLPVVVADDPLTCVVRGCGEALEHLEKLGAIFIND is encoded by the coding sequence ATGTTCGGATTTCTGCGTAGTTACTTTTCCAGCGATATGGCGATCGACCTTGGCACCGCCAACACGCTGATCTACGTTCGCGGCAAAGGCATTGTGTTGGATGAACCCTCGGTCGTCGCCATTCGTCACGAAGGCGGCCCCAATGGCAAGAAGATCATCCAGGCTGTCGGTCACGAAGCAAAACAAATGCTGGGACGTGTTCCCGGCAACATCGAAGCCATCCGCCCGATGAAGGACGGCGTCATCGCCGACTTCACCGTCACCGAGCAGATGCTGAAACAATTCATCCGCATGGTGCATCCGCGCAATATGCTGGCTCCCAGCCCGCGTATCATCGTTTGCGTCCCCTGCGGTTCGACCCAGGTCGAACGCCGCGCCATCCGCGAATCCGCGTTGGGTGCCGGTGCTTCCCATGTCTACCTGATCGAAGAGCCCATGGCCGCGGCCATCGGCGCCGGCCTGGCGGTTTCGGACGCCAGTGGCTCGATGGTGGTGGACATCGGCGGCGGCACCACCGAAGTGGCGGTGATCTCGCTGGGCGGCATGGTTTACAAGGGTTCGGTCCGCGTCGGCGGCGACAAGTTCGACGAGGCCATCGTCAACTACATCCGTCGCAACTACGGCATGTTGATCGGCGAACCCACTGCAGAACTCATCAAGAAACAGATCGGTTCCGCCTTCCCCGGTTCGGAAGTGCGCGAAATCGAAGTCAAGGGCCGTAACCTGGCCGAAGGCGTCCCGCGCAGCTTCACGGTTTCGTCGAACGAAATCCTGGAATCGCTGACGGACCCGCTGAACCAGATCGTCTCCGCCGTGAAAATCGCGTTGGAACAGACTCCGCCGGAACTGGGCGCCGACATCACCGACAAGGGCATCGCCCTGACCGGTGGCGGCGCGCTGCTGCGCGACCTCGACCGCCTGCTGCAGGAAGAAACCGGCCTGCCGGTGGTCGTGGCCGATGATCCGCTGACCTGCGTGGTGCGCGGTTGCGGCGAGGCGCTGGAACATCTGGAAAAGCTGGGCGCCATTTTCATCAACGATTGA
- the mreD gene encoding rod shape-determining protein MreD yields the protein MSLVRNRRSVEPERLVRPAHGFLVWGSLIVVWLASLLPWRLWPQAPDVLMLVIAFWCVHEPRRVGMVTAFIFGLLMDVHDASVLGDTALRYTLVAYGAIILHRRLQRFDLWSQAMHMLPIFFGAHLLTTVIHAWMAGKWPGWGWAIGVGLTAAVWPLVGWVLHLPTRGADDVESASV from the coding sequence ATATCCCTGGTGCGCAATCGCCGTTCGGTCGAACCCGAGCGCCTGGTGCGGCCGGCGCATGGCTTTCTGGTTTGGGGTTCCCTGATCGTGGTCTGGCTGGCGTCGCTGTTGCCGTGGCGCCTGTGGCCGCAGGCGCCTGACGTGCTGATGCTGGTCATTGCCTTCTGGTGCGTACACGAGCCTCGCCGGGTCGGCATGGTCACCGCCTTCATCTTCGGCTTGTTGATGGATGTCCACGATGCCAGCGTGCTGGGCGATACCGCCCTGCGCTATACGCTGGTGGCCTACGGCGCCATCATCCTGCATCGCCGCCTGCAGCGCTTCGATCTGTGGAGCCAGGCCATGCACATGCTGCCCATCTTCTTCGGCGCGCATCTGCTGACCACCGTGATCCATGCCTGGATGGCCGGTAAATGGCCGGGCTGGGGCTGGGCGATAGGCGTGGGTTTGACCGCCGCCGTATGGCCCCTGGTCGGCTGGGTGCTGCATCTTCCGACGCGCGGCGCCGACGACGTCGAGTCGGCGTCGGTCTGA
- the mreC gene encoding rod shape-determining protein MreC — protein MPQHHGTAPRLFRQGLPAEARLVVLVVLALALLLGDAQWHVMEPMRRAVSVVLYPFQRVVLLPRDVVQQVNEWFNAANLVRSENEALQRQRIELAQVATHAAQLAAENSQLRRLLGVTDTLSQQAVVVEVLYEPPNSFNQRLVFNKGSNQGLAPGMPVIDEGGVVGQVVRVTPMTAEAALVTDEQVSIPVQLLRNGLRLIAFGGNSPGNMEVRYLSANADIKEGDTLVTSGVGGLFPAGLPVAKVKSVERDTASGFARALCEPLAHPERYRHFLVLQVDVSRAESNRKEVEPSEPDKAD, from the coding sequence ATGCCCCAACATCACGGCACCGCTCCGCGGCTATTCAGACAAGGACTGCCCGCCGAGGCTCGGCTGGTCGTCCTGGTCGTGCTCGCGCTGGCATTGTTGCTGGGCGACGCCCAGTGGCACGTCATGGAACCCATGCGGCGCGCCGTCTCGGTGGTCCTGTACCCCTTTCAACGCGTGGTGCTGCTGCCGCGCGACGTGGTGCAGCAGGTCAACGAGTGGTTCAATGCCGCGAATCTGGTGCGCAGCGAAAACGAGGCCTTGCAGCGCCAGCGCATCGAACTGGCCCAGGTGGCGACGCATGCCGCCCAACTGGCCGCTGAAAATTCCCAGCTGCGCCGTCTGCTCGGCGTGACCGACACGCTGTCGCAGCAGGCCGTGGTGGTGGAAGTCCTGTACGAACCGCCCAATTCCTTCAACCAGCGTCTGGTGTTCAACAAAGGCAGCAACCAGGGTCTGGCGCCCGGCATGCCCGTGATCGACGAAGGCGGCGTGGTCGGCCAGGTCGTGCGCGTCACGCCAATGACGGCCGAAGCCGCACTGGTCACGGACGAGCAGGTATCGATTCCGGTGCAGTTATTACGTAACGGTCTGCGGCTTATTGCGTTCGGCGGGAACTCGCCAGGCAATATGGAGGTCCGTTACCTGTCCGCCAATGCCGACATCAAGGAAGGCGATACACTCGTCACCAGCGGCGTCGGCGGCCTGTTCCCGGCCGGCCTGCCCGTGGCGAAGGTGAAATCGGTTGAGCGGGACACCGCGTCGGGCTTCGCGCGCGCCTTGTGCGAACCGCTCGCCCATCCCGAACGTTATCGCCATTTCCTGGTGCTGCAGGTGGACGTGAGTCGTGCCGAGTCCAACCGCAAGGAGGTCGAGCCCAGTGAGCCGGACAAAGCAGACTGA
- the gatC gene encoding Asp-tRNA(Asn)/Glu-tRNA(Gln) amidotransferase subunit GatC: MALNEKDVARIARLARIELTPERLTRAQDELNGMLHIIERLQAVDTQGVEPLAHPLSAHEDIVLRLREDAVTETASTERRAELLANAPEAADGLFLVPKVLE, translated from the coding sequence ATGGCGCTGAACGAAAAAGACGTGGCCCGCATTGCCCGGCTGGCCCGCATCGAGCTCACCCCGGAACGCCTGACGCGTGCGCAGGACGAGCTCAACGGCATGCTGCACATCATCGAACGGCTCCAGGCCGTCGATACGCAGGGTGTGGAACCCCTGGCCCATCCGCTGTCGGCCCACGAAGACATCGTGCTGCGCCTGCGCGAGGACGCCGTCACGGAAACCGCCTCGACCGAGCGCCGCGCGGAACTGCTGGCCAACGCCCCGGAAGCGGCCGACGGCCTGTTCCTGGTTCCCAAGGTTCTGGAATGA